Sequence from the Bremerella volcania genome:
TCTCGATCACCTGATCAATCACCTGTTAGAGGCCGGCCGGCTCGATCGGCGGCGAGAAGATGCCGAAGAGGGGGACGTTCGGCTCGATAAGGTGCTGGCCGGCTGTGCCCAGTCGGTGGCCCTGCTCTATCGTTTGCCCCCTAACACCATCCAGGTGAAGTCGGTTCCTTGCACCGTTCGCGGGCTGCATGGCGATATCGAGATCATCTTCCGAAACTTAATCGATAACGCCGTAAAATATTCAGGCAAAGATCCCGAAGTAAGAGTACAACTGCGCGTAAAATACAACGACGAAGCGGTCATTGAAGTGACCGACAACGGACCGGGGATTCCCTTCTCGCAGCGGCGGAAGATCTTCGGTCGTTTCGTACGACTTGGATTAGAACTGCAGCGCGAGAAGCCTGGTACCGGGCTGGGATTGTACTTGGTGCGTACGCTCGTTCGCCGCATGAAGGGCGAAGTGCGGGTCAAGGATCCGCCGAAGGGAACCGGTACGGTCTTTGTTGTGACGCTGCCGGGGGCCAAGACGTTGGCAGAAGCCAAGGCGCCTGAACCTGTCCCTGTTTAAACCCGTCATAATCACGGTATTTGTCAACGTTCATTCTGCCTGCTGATAATCATGACGATGAAATCGAACGCCGACACGCACATCCTGGTGGTGGAAGATGAGGAACATCTGGCCGTAGGGATACGCTATAACCTGGAAGCGGAAGGGTACCAGGTTTCCGTCGCGGAAGATGGCCGTCAGGCGCTGCGGATCGTGGAAGAGAATACGGGCCGCGTCGACCTGGTCATTCTCGATTTGATGCTGCCCGGCATGAGCGGTTACGCCGTGTGCGAAACGCTACGGAGTAACGGCGAGGACATGCCGATCCTGATTCTCAGTGCCCGCACGCTTTCGGAAGATCGTACCCGCGGCTTCGATGTCGGGGCCGATCAGTACATGATGAAACCGTTCGACCTGGACGAGTTTCTTAGCCGCGTGAAGAATCTGTTGTCCTTGCGTCGTCGTCGGCAGCCGCAGAAAGACGTCGAAGAGGATCTGGTCCATCAATACAGCTTCGGCGACGTCGAGATCGACTTCGACACCTTCCAGGCGTTCGTCGGGGGCAAACCGATCCGCCTGACGCAGCTGGAATCGAAACTACTCTA
This genomic interval carries:
- a CDS encoding sensor histidine kinase encodes the protein MSSRRNLSLPITIAVIMIVLLIVLIVGWVLITVWGATENEKAAPLYWIFLPIGATFLAAILAGVIFYMVVSIKAINLSQRQANFIDSVTHELKSPIASLKLYLQTLNRRSIPPEKVGAFYETMLEDIERLDHLINHLLEAGRLDRRREDAEEGDVRLDKVLAGCAQSVALLYRLPPNTIQVKSVPCTVRGLHGDIEIIFRNLIDNAVKYSGKDPEVRVQLRVKYNDEAVIEVTDNGPGIPFSQRRKIFGRFVRLGLELQREKPGTGLGLYLVRTLVRRMKGEVRVKDPPKGTGTVFVVTLPGAKTLAEAKAPEPVPV
- a CDS encoding response regulator transcription factor; the protein is MTMKSNADTHILVVEDEEHLAVGIRYNLEAEGYQVSVAEDGRQALRIVEENTGRVDLVILDLMLPGMSGYAVCETLRSNGEDMPILILSARTLSEDRTRGFDVGADQYMMKPFDLDEFLSRVKNLLSLRRRRQPQKDVEEDLVHQYSFGDVEIDFDTFQAFVGGKPIRLTQLESKLLYYFVSHPNRIIPKGELLREVWEIPANVSTRAPDQFIARLRKMFEKDKSKPKHFITIRDAGYQFIPNGAVTSPEAEKKQADDESDAKE